ATCGTGGCGAAGCAGGCGGCAACGGTGGACCGTCTCTCCAACGGGCGTCTTATCCTCGGCATCGGAGTCGGCTGGATGGAGGACGAGTTCGCCTTCTTGAAGGCGCCCTTCAAGGAGCGCGGGGCGTACACGGATGAAGGGATCGCGCTAATCAATGCGCTCTGGCGGGGCGACGAGCAGTTCACAGGGAAGTACTACTCATATAAAGAGGCGTACTTCCCTGGGAAGACGACGCAAAGATACCCGCCGATCCACATCGGCGGGGCCTCTGAGGCGGCGATGCGTCGCGTGGCGCGCTACGGCGATGGGTGGCACATCATCGGCGCGAACGCGGAGCAGACGCTGGAGTGGCGGCAAGTGCTACGACGATATCTGGCGAAGGAGGGGCGGAAGGAGAGGGAGATCACGCTCGTGGGCGGGAGCGCGGCGGTGACGTTCGACGGCGGGAGGCCGGACGCGAAGGATGCGCTGAAGCAGGTGGAGGCATGGGCGAAGGCCGGCGTGAGCACCTGCGGCGTGAACGTGGGCGGTTTCACCATCGGCGTGGATGAGACGCTGAAGCGGATGGCGTGGTTCGCGGAGAAGGTGATGCCGAAGGCGAAGGGATAGGTCCAAGGAGCGAGAGCAGGGGTTGGGGAAGAGATTATCCAATGAGGACACAGAGCGCACAGAGGCGAAGAGAGTAGGGACCGAGGAACCGAGACTGGGGAGCGGCAGTCAGGAACCTGCGCCCTTTCGGCTTGAGGGCTCCACTTTTG
The Chloroflexota bacterium DNA segment above includes these coding regions:
- a CDS encoding LLM class F420-dependent oxidoreductase gives rise to the protein MEFIAPFPWMGRHATTENVVQVAKAAEEMGYAEISIGEHFMYPKRPRAKYPYLPGGVLPIDPTQVNLDIFTTLAFVAAHTKRLRLRSGLIVLPYYNPFIVAKQAATVDRLSNGRLILGIGVGWMEDEFAFLKAPFKERGAYTDEGIALINALWRGDEQFTGKYYSYKEAYFPGKTTQRYPPIHIGGASEAAMRRVARYGDGWHIIGANAEQTLEWRQVLRRYLAKEGRKEREITLVGGSAAVTFDGGRPDAKDALKQVEAWAKAGVSTCGVNVGGFTIGVDETLKRMAWFAEKVMPKAKG